In Aequorivita sp. H23M31, a single window of DNA contains:
- the rplX gene encoding 50S ribosomal protein L24 produces the protein MTKLKIKSGDTVVVTAGDHKGSEGKVLKIFLDKNKAIVEGVNVVSKHEKPSASNPQGGITKKEAPIHISNLSLVDPKSGKATRAGYKMENGKKVRFSKQSNQAI, from the coding sequence ATGACAAAGCTTAAAATAAAATCTGGGGATACAGTAGTAGTTACCGCCGGCGACCACAAAGGGTCTGAAGGAAAGGTATTGAAAATATTCCTTGACAAAAACAAAGCAATCGTAGAGGGAGTAAACGTGGTTTCAAAACACGAGAAGCCAAGCGCAAGTAATCCACAAGGTGGTATTACTAAAAAAGAGGCTCCTATCCACATTTCCAATCTTTCATTGGTTGATCCAAAATCTGGAAAAGCAACCCGTGCAGGATACAAAATGGAGAATGGTAAGAAAGTACGGTTTTCAAAACAATCGAATCAAGCAATATAG
- the rplN gene encoding 50S ribosomal protein L14 — MLQQESRLKVADNTGAKEVLCIRVLGGTKRRYASIGDKIVVSVKESTPNGNIKKGAVSTAVVVRTVKEVRRPDGSYIRFDDNACVLLNPQGEMRGTRVFGPVARELRDKQFMKIVSLAPEVL, encoded by the coding sequence ATGTTACAACAAGAATCAAGACTCAAAGTCGCCGATAATACAGGAGCAAAGGAAGTTCTTTGCATACGCGTGTTGGGCGGAACAAAAAGAAGGTATGCTTCAATTGGTGATAAGATTGTGGTTTCAGTTAAAGAATCTACACCTAATGGAAACATTAAGAAAGGAGCCGTTTCTACCGCAGTGGTAGTACGTACCGTAAAGGAAGTAAGAAGACCTGACGGTTCTTACATCCGTTTCGATGATAACGCTTGTGTGCTTTTAAACCCACAGGGCGAAATGAGAGGAACCCGTGTTTTTGGACCGGTAGCAAGAGAGCTTCGCGACAAGCAATTTATGAAAATAGTATCATTGGCACCTGAGGTGCTTTAA
- the rpsQ gene encoding 30S ribosomal protein S17: MEETKRNLRKERIGVVTSNKMDKSIVVSEVKKIKHPMYGKFVTKTKKYVAHDETNNCNEGDKVRIMETRPLSKTKCWRLVEIIERAK; encoded by the coding sequence ATGGAAGAAACTAAAAGAAATCTAAGAAAAGAGCGTATTGGGGTAGTAACCAGTAACAAAATGGACAAATCCATTGTTGTGTCAGAGGTTAAAAAGATCAAGCACCCTATGTACGGAAAATTCGTGACCAAAACTAAAAAGTATGTGGCCCACGACGAGACAAACAACTGCAACGAAGGTGATAAAGTAAGGATCATGGAAACACGGCCCTTGAGCAAAACCAAATGTTGGAGATTAGTAGAAATAATTGAAAGAGCGAAGTAA
- the rpmC gene encoding 50S ribosomal protein L29: MKQSEIKNASTAELQEALADSKKAFIDLKMAHTISPLENPIQLRTQKRAIARIATELTNREVQ, from the coding sequence ATGAAACAATCAGAGATAAAAAACGCATCGACGGCTGAACTTCAGGAAGCATTGGCTGACTCCAAAAAAGCATTCATTGACCTGAAAATGGCTCACACCATTTCGCCTTTGGAAAATCCAATCCAACTTAGAACCCAAAAAAGGGCGATAGCAAGAATAGCTACCGAATTAACTAATAGAGAAGTGCAATAA
- the rplP gene encoding 50S ribosomal protein L16, with amino-acid sequence MLQPKRTKYRKQQKGRMKGDAGRGTQLAYGTFGIKSLESEFLTARQIEAARIAATRYMKREGSIWIMIFPDKPITKKPLEVRMGKGKGAVEYYAAIVKPGRMLFEVSGVSIETAKEALRLAAQKLPVKTKFVMSRDFQA; translated from the coding sequence ATGTTACAACCTAAAAGAACAAAGTACCGTAAGCAGCAAAAAGGCCGTATGAAAGGCGATGCCGGTCGAGGCACTCAGCTTGCTTATGGAACCTTCGGTATTAAATCGTTGGAATCAGAATTTCTTACAGCAAGACAAATTGAAGCTGCACGTATTGCCGCTACACGTTATATGAAAAGAGAAGGTTCTATCTGGATTATGATATTCCCAGATAAGCCAATTACCAAAAAACCTCTTGAAGTACGTATGGGTAAAGGTAAAGGTGCTGTTGAATACTACGCTGCTATCGTAAAACCTGGAAGAATGCTTTTCGAAGTTTCAGGTGTATCTATTGAAACAGCAAAGGAAGCATTGCGCCTTGCAGCACAAAAACTTCCTGTAAAAACTAAATTTGTAATGTCTCGGGATTTCCAAGCTTAA
- the rpsC gene encoding 30S ribosomal protein S3 — protein sequence MGQKTNPIGNRLGIIRGWESNWYGGNDYGDKLAEDDKIRKYIHARLSKASVSRVIIERTLKLVTVTITTARPGIIIGKGGQEVDKLKEELKKITDKEVQINIHEIKRPELDAYLVAASIARQIESRISYRRAIKMGIAATMRMNAEGIKVMISGRLNGAEMARSESFKEGRIPLSTFRADIDYALVEAHTSYGRLGVKVWIMKGEVYGKRELSPLVGLSTGKKSGGKAGAPAGRGGNKARRRK from the coding sequence ATGGGACAGAAGACAAATCCAATCGGGAATCGCTTAGGTATCATTAGAGGTTGGGAATCCAACTGGTACGGAGGCAACGACTACGGCGATAAATTGGCCGAGGACGACAAGATCAGGAAGTATATCCACGCTCGTTTAAGTAAAGCTAGTGTGAGTAGAGTAATTATTGAGCGTACGCTTAAGCTTGTAACCGTTACTATAACCACTGCCCGTCCCGGTATCATTATCGGTAAAGGTGGTCAGGAAGTAGACAAGCTAAAAGAGGAGCTTAAGAAAATTACAGATAAAGAGGTACAGATCAACATTCACGAGATCAAAAGACCTGAACTTGACGCCTATTTGGTAGCTGCAAGTATTGCACGCCAAATTGAAAGCCGTATTTCTTACCGTCGTGCCATTAAAATGGGAATCGCGGCAACAATGCGGATGAATGCCGAGGGTATCAAGGTTATGATCTCAGGACGTTTGAACGGTGCAGAGATGGCACGTTCAGAATCCTTTAAGGAAGGACGTATCCCTTTGTCAACTTTCAGAGCCGATATTGACTACGCTTTAGTTGAGGCACACACTTCTTACGGAAGATTGGGTGTTAAAGTATGGATTATGAAAGGCGAAGTATATGGAAAGAGAGAGCTTTCTCCACTTGTAGGTCTATCGACTGGCAAAAAGAGTGGTGGTAAAGCAGGAGCTCCAGCAGGACGCGGTGGCAATAAAGCACGCCGTAGAAAGTAA
- the rplV gene encoding 50S ribosomal protein L22, producing the protein MGVRKRERAEAIKEAKKTIYMAKLNNCPTSPRKMRLMADLVRGEKIDKALNILKFSSKESSRKLEKLLLSAINNWQQKNEDASVEDADLFVKEIRVDGGTMLKRLRPAPQGRAHRIRKRSNHVTLVLAANDNTQSK; encoded by the coding sequence ATGGGAGTTCGTAAAAGAGAAAGAGCAGAAGCAATCAAGGAAGCCAAGAAGACTATTTACATGGCCAAATTGAACAATTGCCCTACTTCGCCAAGAAAAATGCGTTTAATGGCAGACTTGGTTAGAGGTGAGAAAATAGACAAAGCACTTAATATTTTGAAGTTTAGTTCTAAAGAATCTTCACGTAAATTGGAGAAATTACTTTTGTCTGCCATCAATAACTGGCAACAAAAGAACGAAGACGCTTCAGTAGAAGATGCAGATCTTTTTGTTAAGGAAATCCGTGTGGATGGTGGTACAATGTTGAAAAGACTTCGTCCAGCTCCACAAGGCCGTGCACACAGAATTAGAAAACGCTCCAACCACGTTACCTTGGTTTTGGCAGCAAACGATAACACACAAAGCAAATAA
- the rpsS gene encoding 30S ribosomal protein S19 has translation MARSLKKGPYVHYKLDRKVEQNVQDNKKTVIKTWSRASMITPDFVGQTIAVHNGRQFVPVYVTENMVGHKLGEFSPTRSFRGHAGAKNKGKK, from the coding sequence ATGGCAAGATCGTTAAAAAAAGGACCGTACGTTCATTATAAACTTGACAGAAAAGTTGAACAAAACGTTCAGGACAATAAGAAGACCGTAATCAAAACCTGGTCACGAGCTTCAATGATTACTCCAGATTTCGTTGGGCAGACTATCGCAGTGCACAACGGGCGCCAGTTTGTACCTGTGTACGTCACAGAGAATATGGTGGGACATAAACTAGGAGAATTTTCACCTACAAGATCTTTCCGAGGTCACGCAGGTGCTAAAAACAAAGGTAAAAAATAA
- the rplB gene encoding 50S ribosomal protein L2 — protein sequence MSVRKLKPITPGQRFRVVNGFDAITTDKPEKSLIAPMKKSGGRNSRGKMTMRNLGGGHKRRYRVIDFKRDKAGIPAEVATIEYDPNRTAFIALLNYQDGEKRYVIAQSGLQVGTNIVSGEAVAPEIGNAMPLSGIPLGTIISCIELRPGQGAVMARSAGAFAQLMARDGKYATIKLPSGETRLILVNCMATIGAVSNHDHQLLVSGKAGRSRWLGRRPRTRPVAMNPVDHPMGGGEGRASGGHPRSRKGIPAKGYRTRTRTKASNKYILERRKK from the coding sequence ATGTCAGTAAGAAAATTAAAGCCAATCACCCCAGGTCAGCGTTTTAGGGTTGTTAATGGTTTTGACGCCATTACAACCGATAAGCCGGAGAAATCACTGATTGCTCCGATGAAAAAATCTGGTGGTAGAAACAGTCGAGGAAAAATGACCATGCGCAATTTAGGCGGTGGGCACAAAAGAAGATATCGAGTTATCGATTTTAAACGTGACAAAGCAGGAATTCCTGCAGAAGTTGCAACTATTGAATACGATCCAAACCGTACAGCGTTTATCGCACTTTTAAACTATCAAGATGGTGAAAAGCGATATGTAATTGCGCAGAGCGGACTACAAGTTGGAACAAATATCGTTTCCGGAGAGGCAGTTGCCCCAGAAATCGGAAATGCCATGCCACTTTCAGGAATCCCTTTAGGTACTATTATTTCCTGCATCGAACTTCGTCCAGGTCAAGGAGCTGTTATGGCTCGTAGCGCTGGTGCTTTTGCACAGCTAATGGCTCGCGATGGTAAATATGCTACTATTAAATTGCCTTCTGGCGAAACAAGATTGATCTTGGTTAACTGTATGGCTACAATTGGAGCTGTATCAAACCACGACCATCAATTGCTTGTTTCCGGTAAGGCTGGTAGAAGCAGATGGTTGGGCAGAAGACCAAGAACGAGACCAGTAGCGATGAACCCAGTAGATCACCCAATGGGTGGTGGGGAAGGTCGTGCCTCTGGAGGTCACCCACGTTCAAGAAAAGGTATCCCTGCAAAAGGTTACAGAACCCGTACTAGAACGAAAGCAAGTAATAAATACATCTTAGAACGTAGAAAGAAATAA
- the rplW gene encoding 50S ribosomal protein L23 — MNILIKPIITEKATKSAEDSNVFTFEVHPKANKIEIKKAVEATYGVSVDKVRTMNVRPNRKTRYTKTGVQTGKTNAWKKAIVQVAEGDTIDFYSNI, encoded by the coding sequence ATGAACATCTTAATTAAACCTATAATTACGGAAAAAGCCACCAAAAGTGCTGAAGATTCTAATGTCTTCACATTTGAAGTGCACCCGAAGGCGAATAAGATAGAAATCAAGAAAGCGGTCGAGGCCACTTACGGAGTTTCTGTTGATAAAGTTCGCACAATGAATGTCCGCCCGAATAGGAAGACCCGTTATACAAAAACAGGTGTCCAAACTGGTAAAACGAATGCTTGGAAAAAAGCGATCGTACAGGTGGCGGAAGGTGATACAATAGATTTTTACAGTAACATTTAA
- the rplD gene encoding 50S ribosomal protein L4: protein MKVAVLDINGKDTGRKVELSAEVFGIEPNNHAVYLDVKQYLANQRQGTHKSKERAEISGSTRKIKKQKGTGTARAGSIKSGIFKGGGRMFGPRPRNYSFKLNKNLKRLARKSALTMKANENAIVVMEDLKFDAPKTKNFTKVLKGLGLEDKKSLFVLGDINNNVYLSSRNLKGTEVVTDSQLSTYKIMNANSVVLFEGSLEGIESNLSK, encoded by the coding sequence ATGAAGGTAGCTGTATTAGATATAAACGGAAAAGACACAGGCCGGAAAGTTGAACTTTCTGCAGAAGTGTTCGGGATAGAGCCTAACAATCATGCGGTTTATCTTGATGTGAAACAATACCTGGCCAATCAAAGACAAGGTACTCACAAATCAAAGGAACGTGCTGAGATTTCTGGTTCTACTAGAAAGATTAAGAAACAAAAAGGTACAGGTACAGCCCGTGCGGGTAGTATCAAATCTGGAATTTTCAAAGGTGGTGGAAGAATGTTTGGACCACGCCCAAGAAATTATTCTTTCAAATTGAACAAAAACCTAAAGCGTTTGGCGCGTAAATCTGCCTTGACAATGAAAGCAAATGAAAACGCAATTGTTGTTATGGAAGATCTTAAATTCGATGCCCCAAAAACGAAGAATTTCACAAAAGTTTTGAAAGGATTAGGGCTTGAAGACAAAAAATCCTTATTTGTGTTGGGAGACATAAATAATAATGTATATTTGTCCTCTCGCAATTTGAAAGGTACTGAGGTCGTAACAGACTCGCAATTAAGTACTTACAAAATTATGAATGCAAACAGTGTAGTGCTGTTTGAAGGTTCTTTGGAAGGAATTGAATCAAACTTAAGTAAATAG
- the rplC gene encoding 50S ribosomal protein L3 has protein sequence MSGLIGRKIGMTSIFDENGKNIPCTVIEAGPCVVTQVRTKEVDGYNALQLGFDDKKTVTKAAEGHAKKAGTVAKRKVAEFKDFEEDYKLGDTITVEHFIEGEYVDIAGTSKGKGFQGVVKRHGFGGVGQATHGQHNRLRAPGSIGAASYPGRVFKGMRMAGQMGNARVKIDNLKVLKVIPEKNLLVVKGAVPGHKNSYVMIEK, from the coding sequence ATGTCTGGGTTAATTGGAAGAAAGATAGGGATGACCAGCATCTTTGACGAGAACGGAAAAAATATTCCGTGTACCGTTATTGAGGCAGGCCCTTGTGTTGTCACCCAAGTCAGAACCAAAGAGGTTGACGGGTACAACGCTCTTCAACTTGGTTTCGATGACAAGAAGACTGTAACTAAAGCTGCCGAAGGGCACGCCAAAAAAGCAGGAACCGTTGCAAAACGCAAAGTCGCCGAATTCAAGGATTTTGAAGAGGATTACAAATTAGGCGACACCATTACTGTGGAGCATTTTATCGAAGGTGAATACGTGGATATCGCAGGTACATCTAAAGGTAAGGGTTTCCAAGGGGTTGTTAAACGTCACGGTTTTGGCGGTGTTGGTCAAGCCACACACGGTCAGCACAACCGTTTGCGTGCGCCGGGTTCTATTGGAGCTGCATCATATCCTGGAAGAGTATTTAAGGGTATGCGTATGGCGGGCCAAATGGGGAACGCGAGAGTAAAAATTGATAATTTAAAAGTTTTGAAAGTGATTCCAGAAAAGAATCTACTTGTGGTAAAAGGAGCTGTTCCTGGCCATAAAAACTCTTATGTAATGATCGAGAAATAA
- the rpsJ gene encoding 30S ribosomal protein S10, with amino-acid sequence MSQKIRIKLKSYDHNLVDKSAEKIVKTVKSTGAVVTGPIPLPTHKKIFTVLRSPHVNKKSREQFQLSSYKRLLDIYSSSSKTIDALMKLELPSGVEVEIKV; translated from the coding sequence ATGAGTCAAAAAATAAGAATAAAGCTAAAATCTTACGATCACAATTTGGTGGACAAATCTGCTGAGAAAATCGTTAAGACAGTAAAGAGTACCGGTGCTGTAGTTACAGGTCCGATTCCTTTGCCAACACACAAAAAAATATTTACAGTTCTGCGTTCTCCGCACGTGAACAAGAAAAGTAGAGAGCAATTCCAATTGAGTTCTTACAAGAGACTTTTGGATATCTACAGTTCTTCTTCAAAAACGATTGACGCTCTAATGAAACTAGAGTTGCCAAGTGGAGTTGAAGTAGAGATTAAAGTGTGA
- the fusA gene encoding elongation factor G, with protein MGRDLSYTRNIGIAAHIDAGKTTTTERILFYTGVNHKLGETHEGSATMDWMEQEQERGITITSAATTCKWKFPMENGEPTPETKEYHFNIIDTPGHVDFTVEVNRSLRVLDGLVFLFSAVDGVEPQSETNWRLADNYKVPRIGFVNKMDRNGANFLAVCQQVKDMLGSNAVPIVLPLGDEADFKGIVDLVKNRAIVWHDESFGSTFDVVEIPEDMKEEVRMYRGKLIEEVAAYDENLLEKYMEDEDSITEDEVHAALRAAVMDMSIIPMICGSSFKNKGVQFLIDGVCRYLPSPMDKEGIRGINPDTEKEELRKPSTAEPFAALAFKIATDPFVGRLAFFRTYSGHLDAGSYVLNNRTGNKERISRIYQMHANKQNAIDFIEAGDIGAAVGFKDIKTGDTLSAEKFPIVLESMNFPDPVIGVAVEPKTKADVDKLGMALSKLAEEDPTFQVRTDEASGQTIISGMGELHLDVLIDRLRREFKVEVSQGQPQVEYKEALTKAANHREVYKKQSGGRGKFADIVFTLEPAEEGKVGLEFVNEVKGGNVPKEFIPAVEKGFRQAMVNGPLAGFEMDSMKVTLKDGSFHPVDSDALSFELAAKIGYKAAAKAAGAVILEPIMKLEVLTPEENMGDVVGDLNRRRGQVNNMSDRAGAKVIKAEVPLSEMFGYVTTLRTLSSGRATSTMEFSHYAQTPSNISEEVIAAARGTANV; from the coding sequence ATGGGAAGAGATTTAAGTTATACAAGAAATATTGGAATTGCCGCGCATATCGATGCCGGTAAGACTACAACAACTGAACGGATACTTTTTTATACTGGTGTAAACCATAAATTGGGCGAAACCCACGAAGGTTCGGCTACAATGGACTGGATGGAGCAAGAACAGGAGCGTGGTATTACCATTACTTCAGCTGCTACCACCTGTAAGTGGAAGTTTCCTATGGAGAATGGAGAGCCTACTCCGGAAACCAAAGAATACCACTTTAATATTATAGACACTCCTGGCCACGTGGACTTTACCGTAGAGGTGAACCGCTCGCTACGGGTTCTTGATGGATTGGTATTTTTGTTTAGTGCTGTTGACGGTGTTGAGCCTCAATCAGAAACTAACTGGAGATTGGCTGATAACTATAAAGTGCCACGAATTGGTTTCGTTAATAAAATGGACCGAAATGGAGCTAACTTTTTGGCAGTTTGCCAACAGGTTAAGGATATGTTGGGTTCCAACGCTGTGCCAATCGTTTTGCCTTTAGGTGATGAAGCCGACTTCAAAGGAATCGTTGATTTGGTTAAAAACCGTGCAATTGTTTGGCACGATGAATCATTCGGTTCAACTTTTGACGTTGTTGAAATTCCTGAAGATATGAAGGAAGAAGTTCGTATGTATCGTGGTAAGCTTATTGAAGAAGTTGCCGCTTATGACGAGAACCTTCTTGAAAAATATATGGAGGATGAGGATTCCATCACAGAAGATGAAGTGCACGCTGCGCTTCGTGCTGCTGTAATGGATATGAGTATTATTCCTATGATATGTGGTTCTTCTTTTAAAAATAAAGGAGTTCAGTTTTTGATTGATGGTGTTTGTCGCTACCTACCTTCTCCAATGGATAAGGAAGGTATTAGAGGGATTAATCCGGATACCGAAAAAGAAGAATTGCGTAAGCCTTCAACCGCTGAGCCTTTTGCTGCTCTTGCATTTAAGATTGCTACCGATCCTTTTGTTGGTCGTTTGGCTTTCTTCCGTACCTATTCAGGTCACTTGGATGCAGGTTCTTATGTTCTTAATAACCGTACTGGTAACAAAGAGCGTATCTCACGTATCTATCAGATGCACGCTAACAAGCAAAATGCAATTGATTTTATTGAGGCAGGAGATATTGGAGCTGCAGTTGGTTTTAAGGATATTAAAACAGGTGATACACTATCTGCCGAGAAATTCCCAATAGTTTTGGAAAGTATGAACTTCCCTGATCCTGTAATCGGGGTTGCGGTTGAGCCTAAAACCAAGGCGGATGTTGATAAATTGGGTATGGCTTTATCTAAGCTTGCCGAAGAAGATCCAACTTTCCAGGTACGTACAGATGAGGCTTCGGGTCAAACAATTATTTCTGGAATGGGCGAGCTTCACTTAGATGTACTTATCGACCGTTTGCGTCGTGAATTTAAAGTAGAAGTGAGCCAAGGTCAGCCACAAGTTGAATACAAGGAGGCATTAACAAAAGCTGCCAACCACAGAGAAGTTTACAAGAAGCAATCTGGTGGACGTGGTAAATTTGCCGATATCGTATTCACATTGGAGCCTGCTGAGGAGGGAAAGGTTGGTCTTGAATTCGTAAACGAAGTAAAAGGTGGGAACGTTCCTAAAGAATTTATTCCTGCAGTTGAAAAAGGTTTCAGACAAGCAATGGTAAATGGTCCATTGGCAGGTTTTGAAATGGATAGTATGAAGGTTACATTGAAAGACGGATCTTTCCACCCTGTGGATTCTGATGCACTTTCTTTTGAACTTGCCGCTAAAATTGGTTACAAAGCCGCTGCAAAAGCTGCTGGTGCTGTAATCCTAGAGCCTATTATGAAACTTGAGGTATTGACTCCTGAAGAGAATATGGGTGATGTGGTTGGTGACCTTAACCGTCGTCGCGGACAGGTTAACAATATGAGCGACCGTGCAGGTGCAAAGGTTATTAAAGCCGAAGTGCCACTTTCAGAAATGTTCGGTTATGTAACAACCTTGAGAACATTGTCTTCAGGCCGTGCAACTTCCACTATGGAATTTTCACACTATGCGCAAACTCCTTCAAATATTTCTGAAGAAGTAATTGCAGCAGCAAGAGGAACCGCTAACGTATAA
- the rpsG gene encoding 30S ribosomal protein S7 — translation MRKKQAKKRPLLPDPRFNDQLVTRFVNNMMWDGKKSVAFKVFYDAMDIVEEKKQDDEKTSLELWKDALSNVMPHVEVRSRRVGGATFQIPMQIRPDRKIATAMKWLIVYSRKRNEKSMAAKLAAEVLAAAKEEGAAVKKRMDTHKMAEANKAFSHFRF, via the coding sequence ATGAGAAAAAAACAGGCCAAGAAAAGACCCCTTTTGCCAGATCCTAGGTTTAACGACCAGTTGGTTACGCGTTTTGTAAACAACATGATGTGGGACGGAAAAAAGAGTGTGGCTTTCAAAGTTTTCTATGATGCAATGGACATTGTAGAAGAAAAGAAACAAGACGACGAGAAAACATCACTGGAGCTATGGAAAGATGCTCTTTCCAATGTTATGCCCCACGTAGAGGTACGTAGCCGTAGAGTTGGGGGTGCAACCTTCCAGATTCCTATGCAAATACGTCCAGACCGTAAAATTGCTACTGCAATGAAGTGGTTAATTGTTTATTCAAGAAAAAGAAACGAGAAATCTATGGCCGCTAAATTAGCTGCTGAGGTCCTTGCCGCTGCAAAAGAGGAAGGAGCTGCTGTTAAGAAGCGTATGGATACTCATAAAATGGCAGAAGCTAACAAAGCATTCTCACATTTCAGATTCTAA
- the rpsL gene encoding 30S ribosomal protein S12 produces MPTISQLVRKGRTRITKKSKSVALDSCPQRRGVCTRVYTTTPKKPNSAMRKVARVRLTNGKEVNAYIPGEGHNLQEHSIVLVRGGRVKDLPGVRYHIVRGALDTAGVAGRTQRRSKYGAKRPKK; encoded by the coding sequence ATGCCAACAATTTCACAATTAGTACGTAAAGGAAGGACCAGAATAACCAAGAAGAGTAAATCGGTTGCTTTGGATTCGTGCCCACAACGTCGTGGTGTTTGTACGCGTGTATATACTACTACGCCAAAAAAACCAAACTCTGCTATGCGTAAAGTAGCAAGGGTAAGGCTTACAAATGGTAAGGAAGTAAACGCATACATCCCAGGCGAAGGTCACAATCTCCAAGAGCACTCGATAGTATTGGTTAGAGGTGGAAGGGTAAAAGATTTGCCAGGGGTTAGGTATCACATTGTTCGTGGCGCATTGGACACCGCAGGTGTTGCAGGCCGCACGCAACGTAGATCTAAGTACGGAGCAAAACGCCCAAAGAAGTAA